A window from Neodiprion fabricii isolate iyNeoFabr1 chromosome 2, iyNeoFabr1.1, whole genome shotgun sequence encodes these proteins:
- the LOC124174732 gene encoding lysophosphatidic acid receptor 1-like: MRTVVEVADLNRTLFTRIGETRVRHALHRFYREMVPLPVSSLGTNLTSIPNDKLDVGNGTTPSEELDGTTHKLYLYGTPPLILFCIISIAINVKILVSVYWIRRPLSPTLHISLSLAGADAFSSIALGVGLVMNSFVPIGLGYELSGVDCFKLGLEAVRLGAIIITVAHLMALAANHYLGILRPLHYLSIMTHRNTTLLVVLLWVLPLSFFLSYFGLIEDQGFQSENCEINTFLYYKKFRLMFSSLFFGPFLLMVCIYTHIFCIVKRHQASRLKFSRAGSLHRGPNSLRQNSSQQMARNVKAIHTTLYILGSYVVGWMPGTILYILACDDCLLNLDWVTGRAKFLVYNAVNCLIILKTLVNPIIYAARMHEIKVAKRRMHASLCRCFNPARADGMAIGLHCSSEGNQSNRASLSRTAVCKLASNVSGKNQRGSDRSYTRTNTVL, translated from the exons ATGAGGACCGTCGTGGAAGTCGCGGATCTGAACAGGACGCTCTTTACTCGGATTGGGGAGACGCGGGTGAGGCACGCTTTGCATCGTTTTTACCGCGAAATGGTGCCACTTCCGGTGTCGTCGCTCGGCACGAACCTGACCTCCATCCCAAACGACAAACTGGACGTCGGAAACGGAACGACCCCGAGCGAGGAACTCGACGGGACGACGCACAAGCTCTACCTCTACGGTACCCCGCCTCTGATACTGTTCTGCATCATATCCATCGCCATAAACGTCAAGATACTTGTCAGCGTCTACTGGATACGGCGACCCCTCAGCCCCACCCTCCACATTAGCCTCAGCCTGGCTGGCGCTGATGCCTTCTCCAGCATAGCTTTAGGAGTCGGTCTCGTGATGAACAGCTTTGTCCCCATCGGACTGGGCTACGAACTCTCGG GCGTTGACTGCTTTAAACTGGGGCTCGAAGCCGTTAGGCTCGGCGCGATAATAATAACTGTCGCCCATCTGATGGCCCTTGCAGCGAATCACTACCTCGGGATCCTGAGGCCTCTGCACTATCTCTCGATAATGACGCACAG AAACACTACGCTGCTGGTGGTGCTCCTTTGGGTCCTACCCCTGTCCTTTTTCTTGTCGTACTTTGGTCTGATTGAGGACCAGGGTTTCCAATCGGAGAACTGCGAGATAAACAC GTTCCTGTATTACAAGAAGTTCAGACTGATGTTCAGCAGCCTCTTCTTCGGCCCGTTTCTTCTCATGGTCTGCATCTATACTCACATATTCTGCATAGTCAAGAGACACCAAGCGTCCAGACTTAAATTCAGCAGAGCCGGGTCTCTCCATCGGGGACCAAACAGCCTGCGGCAAAACTCGTCCCAGCAGATGGCCAGGAACGTGAAGGCCATCCACACGACCCTCTACATCCTCG GAAGCTACGTGGTTGGTTGGATGCCAGGAACGATTCTGTACATCCTCGCTTGCGACGATTGCCTTCTGAACCTTGACTGGGTTACCGGAAGAGCCAAGTTCCTCGTCTACAATGCTGTCAACTGCCTGATAATTCTGAAAACACTAGTGAACCCAATCATATACGCGGCAAGGATGCATGAGATCAAG GTGGCGAAGAGGCGGATGCACGCGTCCCTCTGCAGATGCTTCAATCCAGCGCGAGCCGACGGCATGGCTATCGGCCTCCACTGTAGTAGCGAGGGGAACCAGAGTAACAGAGCATCTCTTTCGAGGACGGCAGTTTGCAAACTGGCGAGCAACGTCAGTGGGAAGAACCAGCGCGGCAGTGACCGCTCCTACACAAGGACAAACACTGTTCTCTGA